One stretch of Streptomyces sp. 135 DNA includes these proteins:
- a CDS encoding DUF4157 domain-containing protein: MHQHDHTGTTGAEKGRRPARRPAAAGAPSPAGLLGLQAAAGNAAVVQMLRQAARPWSQEAHQHGAEQPRVQRSAVHDVLRGAGKPLDDAVRTDMESRLGADFSDVRVHDDAAARASAAEVGARAYTSGSHVVIGAGGADPHTLAHELTHVIQQRQGPVAGTDNGAGLKVSDPSDRFEREAEANARRVMTGAAAPRTEQAPAPEAPAGTGIQRYVSGNVKSLASEQSDEPFFQSQSPQGVLVPDPERLSKHSVDHAGARTHDPFRQDDVEASGVEIDAPLGLPLRVAGDGTLAVHDTEREPKEFYATSDVLAASNTALEGVGSTYRLQARGQQISVQHPAEPSRSVVLKRVQPILADRPQDTAESGFVNLLKSECIDVARELMGGGRQTDVVLEGRENMPWGDRTVDSVANQLADSAGAPAGPTPQRYGGALREHPEQMDEAASGLGVNKAAAPVVGEGYTTVSLGQSDRLDFAESATPTERPQDIWGFHFAGVAALSADGRDRVTLENYTRTGNSGDALLELLPKLVEEFKKKTARLWRPQGKPLPRGSEMDQVNKLLQGLAGSAQRGGEEFARLSSAKNEWNSKWFFRMYGSGAGQTFHEQQYDNGRGDFVNPLTLRVRKRPPEQTG, encoded by the coding sequence TTGCACCAGCACGACCACACCGGAACGACCGGGGCCGAGAAGGGTCGCCGCCCGGCCCGCAGGCCTGCCGCCGCTGGCGCGCCGTCGCCCGCGGGGCTCCTCGGTCTCCAGGCCGCCGCCGGGAACGCCGCCGTCGTGCAGATGCTGCGCCAGGCCGCACGCCCGTGGTCCCAGGAGGCGCACCAGCACGGCGCCGAGCAGCCGCGGGTGCAGCGCTCCGCCGTCCACGACGTCCTGCGCGGCGCGGGGAAGCCGCTGGACGACGCGGTCCGTACCGACATGGAGTCCCGGCTCGGCGCTGACTTCTCCGACGTACGGGTCCACGACGACGCCGCGGCCAGGGCCTCCGCGGCCGAGGTGGGCGCCCGGGCCTACACCTCCGGCAGCCATGTCGTCATCGGGGCGGGCGGCGCCGACCCGCACACCCTCGCCCATGAGCTGACCCACGTCATCCAGCAGCGGCAGGGCCCGGTCGCGGGCACCGACAACGGCGCGGGCCTGAAGGTCTCCGACCCCTCCGACCGCTTCGAGCGCGAGGCGGAGGCCAACGCCCGCCGCGTCATGACGGGCGCCGCCGCCCCTCGGACCGAGCAGGCCCCGGCGCCGGAAGCCCCCGCCGGCACCGGCATCCAGCGGTACGTGTCGGGGAACGTCAAGAGCCTGGCCAGCGAGCAGAGCGACGAGCCCTTCTTCCAGTCGCAGTCGCCGCAGGGCGTCCTGGTCCCCGACCCCGAGCGGCTCTCGAAGCACTCCGTGGACCACGCGGGTGCCCGCACCCACGACCCGTTCCGCCAGGACGACGTCGAGGCGAGCGGCGTGGAGATCGACGCGCCGCTGGGCCTGCCCCTGAGGGTCGCGGGCGACGGCACCCTGGCCGTCCACGACACCGAGCGTGAGCCGAAGGAGTTCTACGCGACGTCAGACGTCCTCGCCGCGAGCAACACCGCCCTCGAAGGCGTGGGAAGCACCTACCGGCTCCAGGCGCGCGGGCAGCAGATCTCCGTGCAGCACCCCGCGGAGCCCAGCCGGTCCGTCGTACTCAAGCGGGTGCAGCCCATCCTGGCCGACCGCCCGCAGGACACGGCCGAGTCGGGGTTCGTGAATCTGCTGAAGAGCGAATGCATCGACGTGGCGCGGGAGTTGATGGGTGGCGGCAGGCAGACGGACGTCGTCCTGGAGGGCCGGGAGAACATGCCCTGGGGGGACAGGACGGTCGACTCGGTGGCCAACCAGCTCGCCGACTCGGCCGGCGCGCCGGCCGGCCCCACCCCGCAGCGGTACGGCGGCGCCCTGCGCGAGCACCCCGAGCAGATGGACGAGGCGGCGAGCGGACTCGGCGTGAACAAGGCCGCGGCTCCCGTGGTGGGCGAGGGCTATACGACGGTCTCCCTCGGCCAGAGCGACCGGCTCGACTTCGCCGAGTCCGCCACCCCCACCGAACGGCCGCAGGACATCTGGGGCTTCCACTTCGCGGGCGTCGCCGCGCTGAGCGCCGACGGCCGCGACCGCGTCACCCTGGAGAACTACACGCGGACCGGCAACTCCGGGGACGCGCTCCTGGAACTGCTCCCCAAGCTCGTGGAGGAGTTCAAGAAGAAGACCGCCAGGCTGTGGCGCCCGCAGGGCAAGCCTCTGCCCCGCGGCTCCGAGATGGACCAGGTGAACAAGCTGCTCCAAGGGCTCGCGGGCAGCGCCCAGCGGGGCGGGGAGGAGTTCGCGCGGCTGTCGAGCGCGAAGAACGAGTGGAACAGCAAGTGGTTCTTCCGCATGTACGGCTCCGGGGCGGGCCAGACCTTCCACGAGCAGCAGTACGACAACGGGCGCGGCGACTTCGTGAACCCCCTGACCCTGCGCGTGCGCAAGCGGCCACCGGAGCAGACGGGCTGA
- a CDS encoding STAS domain-containing protein: MAESEANLILIEGPLRAADVPRLCARVAAARHGPGHDVICDVGGVTTADLATVDAVARLHLAARRAGGRIRLRNPTPALLALLGLVGLTELLGLVVEMEGHPEQREPPGGVQEAVEAGDTAL, encoded by the coding sequence GTGGCTGAATCCGAAGCGAACCTCATCCTCATCGAGGGCCCCCTGCGCGCGGCCGACGTCCCGCGGCTGTGCGCGCGGGTCGCGGCCGCCCGCCACGGGCCCGGCCACGATGTGATCTGTGACGTCGGCGGCGTCACCACCGCCGACCTCGCGACCGTCGACGCCGTCGCCCGGCTGCACCTCGCCGCCCGCAGGGCCGGGGGCCGGATCCGGCTCAGGAACCCCACCCCCGCCCTGCTGGCGCTGCTCGGTCTCGTCGGTCTGACCGAACTGCTCGGGCTAGTCGTCGAGATGGAGGGGCACCCCGAACAGCGGGAACCACCGGGGGGTGTCCAGGAAGCAGTGGAAGCCGGCGATACGGCCCTGTGA
- a CDS encoding sigma-70 family RNA polymerase sigma factor: protein MSDIAGTTTDLDVTLEKYRVELTGYCYRMLGSAFEAEDAVQDTMVRAWRSFEKFEGRSSIRSWLYRIATNVCLDMLNAGNRRARPMDLTAAAPLAQAALTPRPDNTWLEPMPDARVLPTPDDPAEAAVAKESVRLAFVAALQNLPPKQRAVLILREVLAWKASEVAELIDTSVASVNSALQRARATLAERPEDDTAVSDPLDEEQQKLLERYVAAFEGYDMAALTALLAEDAVMTMPPFDLWLRGTADITGFMSTMGAACANGRLLPVNVNGTPGFAQYKPDPDNGGFMPWCIQVIEISQGRIAGFHCFLDTPRWFPLFGVPLHLDD from the coding sequence ATGAGCGACATCGCAGGGACGACGACCGACCTGGACGTCACGCTGGAGAAATACCGGGTCGAGCTGACCGGGTACTGCTATCGGATGCTGGGCTCGGCCTTCGAGGCCGAGGACGCCGTGCAGGACACGATGGTGCGGGCCTGGCGCAGCTTCGAGAAGTTCGAGGGCCGCTCCAGCATCCGCTCCTGGCTCTACCGCATCGCGACGAACGTCTGCCTGGACATGCTGAACGCCGGCAACCGCCGCGCCCGCCCCATGGACCTGACCGCCGCCGCCCCGCTGGCGCAGGCGGCACTCACCCCCCGCCCGGACAACACCTGGCTGGAGCCGATGCCGGACGCCCGTGTGCTGCCCACCCCGGACGACCCCGCGGAGGCCGCCGTCGCCAAGGAGTCGGTGCGCCTGGCGTTCGTCGCCGCCCTGCAGAACCTGCCGCCCAAGCAGCGGGCGGTGCTGATCCTGCGCGAGGTGCTCGCCTGGAAGGCCAGTGAGGTCGCCGAGCTGATCGACACCTCCGTCGCCTCGGTGAACAGCGCGCTCCAGCGGGCCCGCGCCACCCTCGCCGAGCGCCCGGAGGACGACACGGCCGTCTCCGATCCGCTCGACGAGGAGCAGCAGAAGCTCCTGGAGCGCTATGTCGCCGCCTTCGAGGGGTACGACATGGCGGCGCTCACGGCGCTGCTCGCCGAGGACGCCGTCATGACGATGCCGCCGTTCGACCTGTGGCTGCGCGGCACGGCGGACATCACGGGCTTCATGTCCACGATGGGTGCCGCCTGTGCCAACGGCCGCCTCCTGCCGGTGAACGTGAACGGCACGCCGGGCTTCGCCCAGTACAAGCCCGACCCGGACAACGGCGGCTTCATGCCGTGGTGCATCCAGGTCATCGAGATCTCACAGGGCCGTATCGCCGGCTTCCACTGCTTCCTGGACACCCCCCGGTGGTTCCCGCTGTTCGGGGTGCCCCTCCATCTCGACGACTAG